In Silene latifolia isolate original U9 population chromosome X, ASM4854445v1, whole genome shotgun sequence, the following proteins share a genomic window:
- the LOC141617848 gene encoding uncharacterized protein LOC141617848: MKQVRVGLTTGSYGDEMLCDVVPMDACHILLGRPWLIDRGVLHHGRRNEYELRDKGKRIVFKPMAPGTIRSMSTKQEKKPNLTMFVSERKVENALVEGERVYLMVENETHGDVVINGQVEGLVKEFEDVLLEDLPPGLPPSRGIEHQIDLIPGASLLNKAAYRCKPGETKKLQRQIEELMDRSYVSRESKSLCGSNIAYSKKIWNFAYVHR, from the coding sequence ATGAAACAGGTCAGAGTGGGTCTAACTACGGGTTCTTATGGTGATGAGATGCTGTGCGATGTGGTTCCAATGGATGCTTGTCACATTTTGTTGGGTCGTCCATGGTTAATTGATCGTGGCGTGTTGCACCATGGCAGGCGCAATGAGTATGAATTACGTGATAAAGGGAAAAGGATCGTGTTCAAACCCATGGCTCCTGGTACTATTAGGTCAATGAGTACTAAGCAAGAAAAGAAACCAAACCTTACTATGTTTGTTAGTGAACGTAAAGTGGAGAATGCTCTTGTTGAGGGTGAACGGGTTTATCTAATGGTGGAAAATGAAACACATGGTGATGTTGTGATTAATGGGCAGGTTGAAGGCTTGGTAAAGGAGTTCGAGGATGTTTTGCTCGAAGATCTACCACCGGGTTTACCACCTAGTCGTGGGATAGAGCACCAAATCGATCTCATTCCCGGAGCTTCTCTCCTTAACAAGGCAGCCTACCGTTGTAAACCTGGGGAAACAAAGAAGTTGCAAAGGCAAATTGAAGAGTTGATGGATCGAAGCTATGTCTCGAGAGAGTCTAAATCCTTGTGCGGTTCCAACATTGCTTATTCCAAAAAAATATGGAACTTTGCGTATGTCCATCGATAG